One Citrobacter amalonaticus genomic window carries:
- the poxB gene encoding ubiquinone-dependent pyruvate dehydrogenase: MKQTVAAFIAKTLEQAGVKRIWGVTGDSLNGLSDSLNRMGTIEWMSTRHEEVAAFAAGAEAQLTGELAVCAGSCGPGNLHLINGLFDCHRNHVPVLAIAAHIPSSEIGSGYFQETHPQELFRECSHYCELVSSPEQIPQVLAIAMRKAVLNRGVSVVVLPGDVALKPAPESASSHWYHAPLPIVTPAEEELRKLAQLLRYSSNIALMCGSGCAGAHKELVEFAAKIKAPIVHALRGKEHVEYDNPYDVGMTGLIGFSSGFHTMMNADTLVLLGTQFPYRAFYPTDAKIIQIDINPGSIGAHSKVDMALIGDIKATLTALLPLVEEKTERKFLDKALSDYRDARKGLDDLAKPSEKAIHPQYLAQQISHFAADDAIFTCDVGTPTVWAARYLKMNGKRRLLGSFNHGSMANAMPQALGAQATAPGRQVIAMCGDGGFSMLMGDFLSVVQMKLPVKIVVFNNSVLGFVAMEMKAGGYLTDGTELHDTNFARIAEACGITGIRVEKAADVDEALQRALSIDGPVLVDVVVAKEELAIPPQIKLEQAKGFSLYMLRAIISGRGDEVIELAKTNWLR, from the coding sequence ATGAAACAAACGGTTGCCGCTTTTATTGCTAAAACACTGGAACAGGCAGGGGTGAAACGTATCTGGGGCGTGACGGGCGATTCGCTGAACGGCCTGAGCGACAGCCTCAATCGCATGGGAACGATTGAGTGGATGTCGACCCGTCATGAAGAGGTTGCCGCGTTTGCGGCGGGTGCGGAGGCGCAGTTGACCGGCGAACTGGCGGTTTGCGCAGGGTCTTGTGGACCCGGTAACCTGCATCTGATTAACGGTCTGTTTGATTGTCACCGTAACCACGTCCCGGTGCTGGCCATCGCCGCCCATATTCCTTCCAGCGAAATTGGCAGCGGATATTTCCAGGAGACGCACCCACAGGAGCTGTTTCGCGAATGCAGCCACTATTGCGAGCTCGTTTCCAGCCCGGAACAGATCCCCCAGGTCCTGGCGATTGCCATGCGAAAAGCGGTGCTCAATCGCGGCGTCTCGGTGGTGGTATTACCGGGCGATGTGGCGTTAAAACCGGCGCCAGAAAGCGCCAGCAGCCACTGGTATCACGCGCCCTTACCGATCGTCACGCCCGCGGAAGAAGAGTTAAGAAAGCTGGCCCAACTGTTACGCTACTCCAGCAATATCGCCCTGATGTGCGGCAGCGGCTGCGCGGGTGCGCATAAAGAACTGGTCGAGTTCGCCGCCAAAATTAAAGCCCCCATTGTTCACGCCCTGCGCGGCAAAGAGCATGTCGAATATGACAACCCATACGATGTGGGGATGACCGGACTGATCGGCTTCTCATCCGGCTTCCATACCATGATGAATGCCGATACGCTGGTGCTCCTCGGTACGCAGTTCCCCTACCGCGCGTTCTACCCAACTGACGCCAAAATTATTCAGATTGATATCAACCCCGGCAGCATCGGCGCGCACAGTAAGGTCGATATGGCGCTGATCGGTGATATCAAAGCCACGCTGACGGCGCTGCTGCCACTGGTGGAAGAAAAGACCGAGCGTAAATTCCTCGACAAGGCGTTGAGCGATTATCGCGATGCGCGTAAGGGCCTCGACGATCTCGCCAAACCCAGCGAAAAGGCGATTCACCCGCAGTACCTGGCGCAGCAAATCAGCCACTTTGCCGCCGATGACGCCATCTTTACCTGCGACGTCGGTACGCCGACGGTGTGGGCCGCCCGCTACCTTAAAATGAACGGCAAGCGCCGTCTGTTAGGCTCGTTTAACCACGGTTCGATGGCTAACGCCATGCCGCAGGCGCTGGGCGCACAGGCCACCGCGCCGGGACGTCAGGTCATTGCCATGTGCGGCGACGGCGGATTCAGTATGCTGATGGGGGATTTCCTGTCGGTGGTCCAGATGAAGCTCCCGGTCAAAATCGTGGTCTTTAATAACAGCGTGCTGGGTTTTGTGGCGATGGAGATGAAGGCCGGTGGTTATCTCACCGACGGCACGGAGTTGCACGACACTAACTTTGCACGCATTGCCGAAGCGTGCGGCATCACCGGTATTCGGGTGGAAAAAGCCGCTGACGTCGATGAAGCGCTACAGCGCGCCCTGTCAATCGACGGCCCGGTGCTGGTGGATGTGGTTGTCGCGAAAGAAGAACTGGCCATTCCGCCACAGATCAAACTGGAGCAGGCCAAAGGCTTCAGCCTGTATATGCTACGCGCCATCATCAGCGGTCGCGGCGATGAGGTGATCGAACTGGCAAAAACCAACTGGCTCAGGTAA
- the hcr gene encoding NADH oxidoreductase produces MTMPTHQCPWRMQVHHIHQETPDVWTISLLCHDYYPYRAGQYALISVRNSAETLRAYTLSSTPGVSEYITLTVRRIDDGAGSQWLTRDVKRGDYLWLSDAMGDFTCEDKADDKFLMLAAGCGVTPIMSMRRWLAKYRPHADVQVIFNVRSPQDVIFAEEWRQYPVTLVAENNATAGFAAGRLTTELLQQVPDLASRTVMTCGPAPYMDLVEQEVKALGVTRFFKEQFFTPVAEAATSGLKFTKLQPAKEFYAPVGTTLLDALESNKVPVTVACRAGVCGCCKTKVVSGDYTVSSTMTLTDAEIADGYVLACSCHPQGDLVLA; encoded by the coding sequence ATGACAATGCCAACTCATCAGTGCCCATGGCGGATGCAGGTTCATCACATCCATCAGGAAACGCCGGATGTATGGACAATTTCGTTGTTGTGCCACGACTATTATCCGTATCGCGCCGGGCAGTATGCACTGATCAGCGTGCGTAATTCTGCGGAAACACTGCGCGCTTACACGCTCTCTTCAACGCCGGGGGTCAGCGAATACATTACGCTGACCGTTCGCCGGATTGACGACGGTGCGGGCTCACAGTGGTTAACCCGCGACGTGAAGCGCGGCGACTACCTCTGGCTGTCCGATGCGATGGGCGATTTCACCTGCGAAGATAAAGCCGATGATAAGTTCCTGATGCTGGCAGCTGGCTGTGGCGTTACGCCGATCATGTCGATGCGCCGCTGGTTGGCGAAGTACCGTCCACATGCTGACGTGCAGGTGATCTTCAACGTGCGCTCGCCGCAGGATGTCATTTTTGCCGAAGAGTGGCGTCAGTATCCGGTCACGCTGGTGGCGGAAAACAACGCCACCGCCGGTTTTGCCGCCGGTCGCCTGACCACGGAACTGTTGCAACAGGTACCGGATCTGGCCTCCCGCACGGTGATGACCTGTGGCCCGGCGCCGTATATGGATCTGGTCGAGCAGGAAGTGAAAGCGCTGGGCGTAACGCGCTTCTTTAAAGAACAGTTCTTCACCCCGGTAGCGGAAGCGGCAACCAGCGGTCTGAAATTTACGAAGCTACAGCCGGCGAAAGAATTTTACGCGCCGGTCGGTACGACGCTGCTGGATGCGCTGGAGAGCAACAAGGTGCCCGTCACCGTTGCCTGCCGCGCGGGCGTCTGCGGTTGCTGTAAAACCAAAGTGGTTTCCGGCGACTATACGGTCAGCAGCACGATGACGCTGACCGATGCCGAAATCGCCGACGGCTACGTGCTAGCCTGTTCCTGCCATCCGCAGGGCGACTTAGTACTCGCCTGA
- the ltaE gene encoding low-specificity L-threonine aldolase, translating to MIDLRSDTVTRPGRAMLEEMMAAPVGDDVYGDDPTVNALQQYAADLSGKEAALFLPTGTQANLVALLSHCERGEEYIAGQGAHNYLYEAGGAAVLGSIQPQPIDAAADGTLPLDKVAAKIKADDIHFARTRLLSLENTHNGKVLPREYLKEAWEFTRERGLALHVDGARIFNAVVAYGCELKEIVQYCDSFTICLSKGLGTPVGSLLVGSRDYIKRATRWRKMTGGGMRQAGILAAAGLYALKNNVARLQDDHDNAAWLAEQLREAGADVMRHDTNMLFVRVGEANAAALGEHMKAQGVLINASPVVRLVTHLDVSREQLADVVAHWRAFLNR from the coding sequence ATGATCGATCTACGCAGTGATACCGTCACCCGTCCGGGTCGCGCCATGCTTGAAGAAATGATGGCCGCCCCGGTCGGGGACGACGTGTACGGGGATGACCCCACCGTTAACGCTCTCCAACAATACGCCGCTGACCTTTCAGGTAAAGAAGCGGCGTTATTTTTACCCACCGGCACCCAGGCCAACCTCGTGGCGCTACTTAGCCACTGCGAGCGCGGCGAAGAGTATATCGCCGGTCAGGGGGCACATAACTATCTGTATGAAGCCGGCGGCGCGGCGGTGCTCGGCAGCATTCAGCCGCAACCGATTGACGCCGCGGCCGACGGTACGCTGCCGCTGGATAAAGTCGCCGCCAAAATAAAGGCGGATGACATTCACTTTGCCCGTACCCGCCTGCTAAGCCTGGAAAATACCCACAACGGCAAAGTGCTGCCGCGCGAGTATCTGAAAGAGGCATGGGAATTCACCCGTGAGCGCGGTCTGGCGCTGCATGTTGATGGCGCGCGTATTTTTAACGCCGTCGTGGCCTACGGTTGTGAACTCAAAGAGATCGTGCAGTATTGCGACTCCTTTACCATCTGCCTGTCCAAAGGGCTGGGGACGCCGGTCGGATCGCTACTGGTCGGCAGCCGCGATTACATCAAGCGCGCTACCCGCTGGCGCAAAATGACCGGCGGCGGCATGCGTCAGGCCGGTATCCTGGCGGCAGCCGGACTGTATGCCCTGAAAAATAACGTTGCGCGCCTGCAGGACGATCACGACAACGCGGCCTGGCTGGCAGAGCAGCTACGGGAAGCCGGGGCGGACGTGATGCGTCACGACACCAATATGCTGTTTGTCCGCGTCGGAGAAGCCAACGCCGCAGCCCTGGGTGAGCACATGAAAGCACAGGGCGTGCTGATCAACGCATCGCCGGTTGTCCGTCTGGTGACCCATCTGGATGTTTCGCGGGAACAGCTTGCTGATGTCGTCGCTCACTGGCGCGCGTTCCTGAATCGTTAA
- a CDS encoding lysine exporter LysO family protein gives MFSGLLIILLPLIAGYLIPLRHTAALKLINRLLSWMVYLILFFMGISLAFLDNLASNLLAIFHYSAVSITVILLCNIAALLWLERALPWRHNHQQEKLPSRIAMALESLKLCGVVVVGFLLGLSALPILQHATEASEYTLILLLLLVGIQLRNSGMTLKQIVLNRRGMIVAVVVVASSMIGGLINALILGLPVKTALAMASGFGWYSLSGILLTESYGPVIGSAAFFNDLARELLAIMLIPGLVRRSRSTALGLCGATSMDFTLPVLQRTGGLEMVPAAIVHGFILSLLVPILMAFFSA, from the coding sequence ATGTTTTCAGGACTTCTCATCATTCTGCTTCCGCTGATAGCGGGTTATCTCATTCCGCTTCGACACACCGCGGCATTAAAACTGATCAATCGACTATTGAGCTGGATGGTTTATCTGATTCTCTTTTTTATGGGGATCAGTCTGGCCTTTCTGGATAATCTGGCGAGCAACCTGCTGGCGATATTTCACTATTCCGCCGTTAGCATTACCGTTATTTTGCTGTGTAATATTGCCGCATTACTGTGGCTGGAACGCGCATTACCCTGGCGACATAATCACCAACAAGAGAAACTGCCCTCCCGTATCGCGATGGCGCTTGAATCACTGAAGCTGTGCGGCGTGGTAGTGGTCGGCTTTTTGCTGGGGTTGAGCGCGCTGCCCATTTTGCAGCACGCCACAGAAGCAAGCGAATATACGCTGATCCTGCTGCTGCTGTTGGTCGGCATCCAGTTACGCAACAGCGGAATGACGTTAAAGCAGATTGTCCTGAACCGGCGTGGCATGATTGTGGCGGTCGTGGTCGTCGCCAGCTCCATGATTGGCGGCCTGATTAACGCGTTGATTCTCGGTCTGCCAGTGAAAACCGCGCTGGCGATGGCGTCAGGTTTTGGCTGGTACTCCCTTTCTGGTATTTTGCTGACCGAATCGTACGGTCCGGTGATCGGCAGCGCCGCGTTCTTTAACGATCTGGCGCGCGAACTGCTCGCGATTATGCTGATTCCAGGTCTGGTGCGTCGCAGTCGTTCTACCGCGCTGGGGCTGTGTGGCGCCACGTCAATGGACTTTACCCTGCCGGTTTTACAGCGTACCGGTGGCCTGGAGATGGTTCCGGCGGCGATTGTTCACGGCTTTATCCTCAGTTTGCTGGTACCCATTTTGATGGCTTTTTTCTCCGCTTAA
- a CDS encoding DoxX family protein has translation MLTTLLNTVNRMLTHEDFGKFLLRLAVGGLMLFHGLHKLFAGIDGISGMLIAKGLPGFIAYGVLVGEVIAPCLIILGILTRPAALVLAFTMIVAWLMVGMNETWALDKTGAWAIESLVYFFIGALAVAFLGAGRFSVAGNSAWR, from the coding sequence ATGCTTACAACATTGTTAAATACAGTGAATCGGATGCTGACGCACGAGGATTTTGGCAAGTTTTTATTACGCCTGGCGGTTGGGGGATTGATGCTGTTCCACGGGCTGCATAAGCTGTTTGCCGGGATTGATGGCATCAGCGGAATGCTGATTGCCAAAGGGCTGCCGGGCTTTATTGCGTACGGCGTGCTGGTGGGGGAAGTGATAGCGCCTTGCCTTATTATTCTCGGGATCCTGACGCGTCCGGCGGCGCTGGTGCTGGCGTTCACCATGATTGTGGCGTGGCTGATGGTCGGGATGAATGAAACCTGGGCGCTGGATAAAACCGGGGCATGGGCAATTGAAAGCCTGGTCTATTTCTTTATCGGCGCGCTGGCGGTGGCGTTTCTCGGTGCAGGACGGTTTTCGGTCGCTGGCAATTCAGCCTGGCGGTGA
- a CDS encoding NAD-dependent epimerase/dehydratase family protein: MKVLVTGATSGLGRNAVEFLRNKGISVRATGRNEAMGKLLEKMGAEFVHADLTELVSSQAKVMLAGIDTLWHCSSFTSPWGTQEAFDLANVRATRRLGEWAVAWGVRNFVHISSPSLYFDYHHHRDIKEDFRPHRFANEFARSKAAGEEVISLLAQANPQTRFTVLRPQSLFGPHDKVFIPRLAHMMHHYGSVLLPHGGSAMVDMTYYENAIHAMWLASQELCDSLPSGRVYNITNGEPRSLRSIVQKLIDELNIHCRIRSVPYPMLDMIARSLEHFGNKSAKEPALTHYGVSKLNFDFTLDISRAEAELGYKPVVTLDEGIVQTAAWLRDHGKLHR; this comes from the coding sequence ATGAAGGTACTGGTTACCGGCGCAACCAGCGGCTTAGGACGAAACGCGGTTGAGTTTTTGCGCAACAAAGGCATCAGCGTCAGAGCGACCGGTCGCAACGAAGCGATGGGTAAACTGCTCGAAAAAATGGGCGCGGAGTTTGTGCATGCGGATTTGACCGAGCTGGTCTCTTCGCAGGCGAAGGTTATGCTTGCGGGCATCGATACGCTGTGGCACTGCTCAAGTTTCACCTCACCCTGGGGAACTCAGGAAGCCTTTGATCTGGCAAACGTTCGTGCGACCCGCCGTCTTGGCGAATGGGCCGTCGCATGGGGCGTGCGTAACTTTGTTCATATCTCCTCTCCATCGCTTTATTTCGATTATCACCATCATCGCGATATCAAAGAAGATTTTCGCCCGCACCGCTTTGCCAACGAATTTGCCCGCAGCAAAGCTGCCGGGGAAGAGGTCATCAGCCTGCTGGCCCAGGCGAATCCACAGACCCGGTTTACGGTGCTGCGCCCACAGAGCCTGTTTGGCCCACACGACAAAGTGTTTATCCCCCGTCTGGCACACATGATGCACCATTACGGCAGCGTGCTGTTGCCGCACGGCGGCAGTGCGATGGTCGATATGACCTACTATGAGAACGCAATCCACGCGATGTGGCTGGCGAGCCAGGAACTGTGCGACAGCCTGCCGTCCGGTCGGGTGTACAACATCACTAACGGCGAACCCAGATCCCTGCGCAGTATCGTGCAAAAGCTAATTGATGAACTGAATATTCACTGTCGGATCCGCTCTGTGCCCTATCCGATGCTGGATATGATTGCCCGTAGCCTGGAGCACTTTGGCAATAAGTCTGCCAAAGAACCGGCGTTAACCCACTACGGGGTGTCGAAGCTGAATTTCGATTTTACGCTGGATATCAGCCGCGCCGAAGCGGAACTGGGGTATAAGCCAGTGGTGACGCTGGATGAAGGCATTGTGCAAACGGCCGCGTGGCTGCGCGACCACGGAAAACTGCATCGCTAA
- a CDS encoding SDR family oxidoreductase, with amino-acid sequence MPQRIVVLGASGYIGQHLVQALSQQGHQVLAAARRIERLEKQQLPNVSCHKVDLNWPTQLASLLTNVDTVYYLVHGMGEGGDFIAHERQVALNVRDALRETPVGQLIFLSSLQAPEHEQSDHLRARQITADTLRESGVPVTELRAGIIVGAGSAAFEVMRDMVYNLPVLTPPRWVRSRTTPIALENLLHYLVALLDHPSREHRIFEAAGPQVLSYQQQFEHFMTVSGKHRWLIPIPFPTSWISVWFLNVITSVPPTTAKALIQGLRHDLLADDSELRALIPQKLIAFDDAVRSTLKEEEKLVNSSDWGYDAQAFARWRPEYGFFAKQAGFTVKTSASLPALWRVVNRLGGKEGYFFGNALWKIRAALDLLVGHRLAKGRPEHDLLQPGDTVDSWKVIIVEPEKQLTLLFGMKAPGLGRLSFTLDDKGDHREIDVRAWWHPHGMPGLFYWLLMIPAHLFIFRGMAKKIARLAEQITDKS; translated from the coding sequence GTGCCGCAACGCATAGTAGTTCTTGGCGCCAGTGGTTACATTGGTCAGCATCTGGTGCAGGCGCTCAGCCAGCAAGGACATCAGGTACTGGCGGCGGCACGTCGCATTGAACGACTGGAAAAACAGCAGTTGCCCAACGTCAGTTGTCATAAGGTCGATCTGAACTGGCCGACGCAGCTTGCGTCTCTGCTGACGAATGTTGATACCGTCTACTATCTGGTACACGGTATGGGAGAAGGCGGCGATTTCATCGCCCACGAACGTCAGGTCGCGCTTAACGTGCGTGATGCCCTGCGTGAAACGCCGGTCGGGCAGCTGATTTTTCTCAGCTCCTTGCAGGCACCGGAACACGAGCAGTCCGACCACCTGCGGGCGCGGCAGATCACCGCCGATACCCTGCGTGAGTCTGGCGTGCCGGTAACGGAACTGCGCGCCGGGATCATCGTCGGAGCCGGCTCCGCCGCTTTTGAAGTGATGCGCGACATGGTCTACAACCTGCCGGTGCTGACCCCGCCACGCTGGGTGCGTTCACGTACCACGCCCATCGCGCTGGAAAACCTGCTGCATTATCTGGTGGCCCTGCTGGATCACCCGTCTCGTGAGCATCGGATCTTTGAGGCCGCCGGGCCACAGGTGCTTAGCTACCAGCAGCAGTTCGAACATTTCATGACGGTGAGCGGCAAGCATCGCTGGCTTATCCCCATCCCCTTTCCCACCAGTTGGATTTCCGTCTGGTTTCTGAATGTCATCACCTCGGTGCCGCCTACCACCGCGAAAGCGTTGATACAGGGCCTCAGACACGATCTGCTGGCCGATGACAGCGAACTGCGGGCATTGATACCCCAAAAGCTTATCGCCTTTGACGATGCCGTACGCAGCACGCTGAAGGAAGAGGAGAAACTGGTGAACTCCAGCGACTGGGGCTACGACGCGCAGGCGTTTGCCCGCTGGCGACCGGAATACGGTTTTTTCGCCAAACAGGCCGGGTTTACCGTAAAGACATCCGCCAGTTTGCCGGCATTGTGGCGGGTCGTGAACCGTCTCGGCGGCAAAGAGGGCTATTTCTTTGGCAATGCATTGTGGAAGATCCGCGCCGCACTGGATCTGCTGGTCGGCCATCGGCTGGCAAAAGGTCGCCCTGAACACGACCTGCTTCAACCGGGCGATACCGTAGACAGCTGGAAAGTGATTATCGTCGAGCCGGAAAAACAGCTCACGCTGCTGTTTGGCATGAAAGCGCCAGGACTGGGACGGCTGAGCTTTACTCTTGACGATAAGGGCGATCATCGCGAGATTGACGTGCGCGCCTGGTGGCACCCGCATGGCATGCCCGGGCTTTTCTACTGGCTGCTGATGATCCCGGCGCACCTGTTTATTTTCCGGGGAATGGCAAAAAAAATAGCCAGACTTGCAGAACAAATCACAGATAAATCGTAA
- the hcp gene encoding hydroxylamine reductase produces the protein MFCVQCEQTIRTPAGNGCSYAQGMCGKTAETSDLQDLLIASLQGLSAWAAKAREYGIINHDVDNFAPRAFFSTLTNVNFDSPRIVGYARDAIAMREALKAQCLSVDANAHCDNPMADLQLVSDDLGDLQRQAAEFTPNKDKAAIGENILGLRLLCLYGLKGAAAYMEHAHVLGQYDNDIYAQYHKIMAWLGTWPSDMNALLECSMEIGQMNFKVMSILDAGETTKYGHPTPTQVNVKATEGKCILISGHDLKDLYNLLEQTEGTGVNVYTHGEMLPAHGYPELRKFKHLIGNYGSGWQNQQVEFARFPGPIVMTSNCIIDPTVGSYDDRIWTRSIVGWPGVSHLEGDDFGPVIAQAQQMAGFPYSEIPHLITVGFGRQTLLGAADTLIDLVSREKLRHIFLVGGCDGARGERNYFTDFATSVPDDCLILTLACGKYRFNKLEFGDIEGLPRLVDAGQCNDAYSAIILAVTLAEKLGCGVNDLPLSLVLSWFEQKAIVILLTLLSLGVKNIVTGPTAPGFFTPDLLAVLNEKFGLRSVTTVEEDMKQLLSA, from the coding sequence ATGTTTTGTGTGCAATGTGAACAAACCATCCGAACTCCGGCAGGAAACGGCTGCTCTTACGCGCAGGGTATGTGCGGTAAAACGGCTGAAACCTCTGATCTGCAGGACCTGCTGATTGCCTCCCTACAAGGTCTGTCTGCATGGGCGGCTAAAGCTCGTGAATATGGCATCATTAATCATGACGTTGATAACTTTGCCCCGCGTGCTTTCTTCTCCACGCTGACCAACGTTAACTTCGACTCTCCACGTATCGTCGGCTATGCTCGCGACGCTATCGCGATGCGTGAAGCGCTAAAGGCCCAGTGCCTGAGCGTTGACGCCAATGCGCACTGCGACAACCCTATGGCTGACCTGCAACTGGTTAGCGACGATCTGGGCGACCTGCAACGCCAGGCTGCCGAATTTACCCCGAACAAAGACAAAGCCGCGATTGGCGAGAACATTCTCGGCCTGCGTCTGCTGTGCCTGTATGGTCTGAAAGGTGCGGCGGCTTATATGGAGCACGCGCACGTTCTCGGTCAGTACGACAACGATATCTATGCGCAGTACCATAAAATCATGGCGTGGCTGGGTACCTGGCCTTCCGATATGAACGCTCTGCTGGAGTGCTCAATGGAAATCGGCCAGATGAACTTCAAAGTGATGAGCATTCTGGATGCCGGTGAAACCACCAAATACGGCCACCCGACGCCGACCCAGGTTAACGTTAAAGCGACCGAAGGGAAGTGCATCCTGATCTCAGGTCATGACCTGAAAGATCTGTATAACCTGCTGGAACAAACCGAAGGCACTGGCGTTAACGTCTACACCCACGGTGAAATGCTGCCAGCGCACGGCTATCCTGAACTGCGTAAATTCAAGCATCTGATTGGTAACTACGGTAGCGGCTGGCAGAACCAGCAGGTCGAATTCGCCCGCTTCCCTGGCCCTATCGTGATGACCTCTAACTGCATCATCGACCCGACCGTTGGCAGCTACGACGATCGTATCTGGACCCGCAGCATCGTCGGTTGGCCAGGTGTGAGCCACCTGGAAGGCGACGATTTCGGTCCGGTTATCGCGCAGGCGCAGCAAATGGCAGGCTTCCCGTACAGTGAAATTCCGCACCTGATCACCGTCGGTTTCGGTCGTCAGACCCTGCTGGGCGCGGCGGACACCCTGATCGATCTGGTGAGCCGTGAAAAACTGCGTCACATCTTCCTGGTCGGCGGCTGTGACGGCGCGCGCGGTGAACGTAACTACTTCACCGATTTCGCCACCAGCGTCCCGGATGACTGCCTGATCCTGACTCTGGCCTGCGGTAAATATCGCTTCAACAAGCTGGAATTCGGCGATATCGAAGGCCTGCCGCGTCTGGTTGATGCCGGTCAGTGTAACGATGCGTACTCCGCGATCATTCTGGCAGTGACGCTGGCTGAGAAACTGGGCTGTGGCGTGAACGACCTGCCGCTGTCTCTGGTGCTCTCCTGGTTCGAGCAGAAAGCAATCGTGATTCTGCTGACCCTGCTGTCTCTCGGTGTGAAAAACATCGTCACTGGCCCGACGGCGCCTGGCTTCTTCACGCCGGATCTGCTGGCGGTACTCAACGAGAAATTTGGTCTGCGTTCCGTGACCACCGTTGAAGAAGACATGAAGCAGTTGCTGAGCGCGTAA